The sequence tatttagatttgtatttacatttatttatatttgaattatatatatttaatatgcatatttatttacttaaaatatcGTTCAGTTTCGATattgatcgtgcatcgcacgaatgggcgtGTGCTAATTTTcatataaataagaatgaaaaatATGAGATACCATATAGGATAGAAGATtgaattatttctaattttttgtaTAGGTTCTTCAGTCGGTGATGACCATTAAAATTCGATGtgagattcaatttttttttttaaatataagaaTTAAAAGTGCACAAAATAAgaattttaagataaatataaatagaTGATGTAGGAGATGCCACACATGACCCAAATAAAAGGGGGTCATACTTATTTGCTGATGAGTAAATCATGCATCAGCACTgatcatttatttaattttttattttacgaacaaattaaataaataaagtcacGGGAAACAAAAAATAGACGATCAAAGCTGAAAGATTCTTGGAATTAATAATATTTCGCGAAACAATCAGAGCTGATAGTGTTGGAGAAACCAAAGAACATGTTAGAGGTGACAAGGAAAAGGTTTAAACGTAGTTAACCAGGGCCGAATAAAGCGACACTTAACAAAGAAGTGAGAACTCGAGAAAGGGCAAGTAGAAGCAACTAAATTCAGAAGCGAATAACAAAGACCCCGACAATAAGAAGTCAGCCTTGGCAAAGTATTTGACAAAAGGCTGTTAGATAGCTGTTAACAATATCTGCAACGATAATGATAATGAGTTGAACGTCACCATGCAGTGTACGTGAGTTTGAGAAGTTTACCATATTGCCCTTGTGTATCTCTCTATAATTAGCTAGTTTGTATCATTTGTAAGATTCGCactatttttaatattcattccgtccacaaagagtgtgtggtggaATGGtgggcacggattttaataaaaaagttaaaaaatatgattttagtGTTAAATGATAGTATTGAGTCCatcaaattgtaaaagtaaatggTGGGTATTTTGTATATATTGAGCGTAAAtgaggtttaaagtataaaagaggtttctaaaaaaggaaaatacGCAATCTTTGTGGATGaacgaaaatagtaataaacacacaatatttgtggacggaggaaatacaaaaaatttattCGGTTGCTCTCGTGTTCTTCAAGTATTTTACGTTTTCTAGAAGATGAACGATACCCAGGTTTCTTTCTACACTAATCCCTTAGAACTTTAGTAGATAgttgttatttgtttttatCACTTATTATATATGATATGATAATCAATTATACattatcgtttccacattgtgaaCGGtgcaagttttaagaaaatgatagATAGTAGTTGATAATAGTGGGTATTggtgtgagtggagtttgtgtCTCATTATAAATATGTGGAGGAAAATAAAGTGTTGTGTGGACCCCACTGCTATAAATagaagtgaaaatgatattgtggatgAACCAAAATGCAAAAGTGGAAACAATGTCGTAGACAGAGAAAGTATTGAATAAGTGTACAAATTATGCTTAGTGCAACaacatatttataaaataattaaagatattatatgaaattaagaagatataaattaataatttttttaaaaaagaaatataatatgAATTAAAATGCATAAATATGATCAAGTAGCAAAAACGCATGACGTTTATAAATTGGGGCATATAATTTCATAGTATAATTGTAACAAATAAAGTCCCCTATCTAAGGGAGAGTTAACAACTGTTGGCCGAGAGAATTTGCCACAATTTGTAAATTTTAGAGATTGGATTACATAAAACATAacgttaataatttatttactttttgcTGTACATGTTGCTTTATTATCataattattgtaaattttGTCTCATTTTCATATTTCAATTTAGCTCAAGGCTCATCAACTGGCAACTGCCACTTGTCTAGTTGACGCCCGCTTATAATTTCcgtttcaattttagttttagttttagctcgtgaaaaatttaattttgaatttttggaaTGTGAAGATCCAACGGCTGCCGACGTGCTCAGATTTGATCAATAGCTTAGTTTACAGTTTACTACATCAAGTGCTTTGCCCACTCGCAGTCACAGCGCGTTTTATACCAGTCATCgattcaaaatatttaaatagccAAAATTAAATGAGAGATGTCTTGAGTgtaatcttaaattaatttaaaataaaatttcaattttttacgTGTTGAGATCTTTTAAGTTTGGAACTTGGAAGGCTTAATCTTCTACATAAATTTGTACCCAATTAAACTGACATTTTAGAAAGATCAAGTATCTATGTAATTAATCTTagaaatactaaataaaatttacGAATAAGTCAAATTAATTTGGACGGTGTCAATTCGACTTATTAACAATTAGTTTATTAGAGCTATACGCACACATTTATATTAAATGGAAATATTTCAAACAACACAACTTTATAACAATTGATACACTCTATGTCCACTTTAATTTATTGCTACACTACATACCCAACAATattactaaaatatatttattatttaaacaaaacaaattatgtcaattcaaaattttcaaatacaaTAAAAGTACATTTACGATTCTGTCACTAACCCAACTAACACAAACATAAATGATTGTGGAGCAAAAACTTTAAAAGTGAAAATTTTAATATGCTAATGAAGAAATAGGCGGAAACTTAAATAGCCGAAAACTCTATAATGTGATGAGGAAATAGGCGAAAACTTGTGGAGCAGGAACTTCAAAGATGAAAACCATTGAAAACATTTACACTCACATGTATGCATTACTATATGACAAAAGAAGATGAATCATAGTACCAATCATAACTTCAATCATAATGATTGTCTCCTATGCCACAACCAATTCATCTATTtcaagaaataaatattgaaaaaatcaaGATTATTATAAAGTGTAACAAAATAGAAAATAGATATTTATAGTACACAATTTTAAAAACTTGTGTATTAAAGAAAATATCCCTTCTGTATTAAAATACATCTCCTTAAGTGGCTCAAGTCTTATCAACTTACCCACGATCCATCGTCAATTAATGACTTTTTATATCACAACATACAATAAATATGTATCAATTTGCGGTAATTTATAAGCTATGTGAGGAAATTgctccaataattaaattacgagcgatttatcaacaaaaaaatatgaataaaataaaactaatatagatttttaaataatattgtCCTACATATATTTATCTATGAGTTACATACAATTAATTGGACATTGAACTTATCagatttctttcaaattttaatgagaaataacaagtttttttttatcacaataattgacatttttttaataatagtaTCACATTTATTAAGTTTTAACAAATTGATGTACAATATATTTCAACATTTTTTTGATAATATTAAAAGAACAAATTCTAAATAAGAAAATCTATATTGAACGCCGAAATGATGTAAAAATATGCACACAGTGATGTCACATTAAAAACAATCTATCatataaatctttttttatGTTCAAAATTTGGGTATAGTAATATTAtgagtgaattttgaaaataaccacttttatatagtaaaaataaattttacccactaatataaaaacttaaaaaaaatacccacatttaccattttacccttacatataaaattttacaaatacccattgttcactggttgtgaattcaactcgaattcaagtgttggttgtgaattcgcgtgaattcacaacccacactatttcaagttgtgaattcacaaccgataaaacttgaattcacaaccaacattttttcaagttgtaaattcacaaccaataaacttgaattcacaatcaacactatttcaattgtgaattcacaaccaacgccgataattcagttgtgaattcataaacttggttgtgaattcaagaacatttatacaaaattgcgcgattttcatcaatttcttcgttacttatatttttttccgattaaattcaaattgaattcaacTTTTCCTCAAATTTCTCTTCTAAATGGCATACTTTCTTAAAGTAAGTGAATAAGAACAATCCTCAAAATCTAGAATCCCTAAATCATTCTCAATCCCCAAAATCTAGCCGAAGCGAGGCGGCGATGCAGATCCGGGGCGGCGCAGCGCTGAGGCGGCAGCGTGGTGAAGGACGGGGCTTGATGAAGAGGTGCTTCATCGAGACTCTGGTCGGAATCCTGCTGCCAGAGAAAGATTTCGTCCCCTGCAGCTTCCTGTTGAGAGCGGCGCGCGTGGCCGGCGTTGTGGGAGCGGAGGCCGGGTGCCGCGAGAAGATCGAGAGGTGCGTTTCCCGGCAGCTGGATGAGGCGCCGTCCTTCAATGATAACTTCAGGAGGTTGAAGAGAGGGAGAAGGTCATGGACGTCGATCGCGGAGAGAGATAGAGGTGCGCTGAAGAGaggaagatgagagagagaaagagagagagagagagagagagagagcgtgcagagagagagagaagagagagagataaaaaaaatgagagaatgagaggaggctagggtttgcccatttatatagaagggtaatttagtcctttaacacaaaagtgggtattttttatgtttttatttgagtgggtaaaatttatttttactatataaaagtgggtactcttatatattaacactaatattattgttatttttttgaaaCATTGTGCACCAAATTATCAAAAATTTAATAAGCATGTCAATATTGAAAAAAGAATCAAACATCATACTAATAAAATTTGGTATTTTCCCAATTTTAATAGCAGTATAGCACAAACGCAAGTTTAAAGCACCAAAATTCTAGAGcgtagtgtgcgtgtgttggccaagcggtaaggggttaatgcctaaggccaaaatTCTTGGATTCGAGTTTTCTTTGACGcggccttttaatttctttatttaatattataaatttatcaaaaaaaaaagattctaGAGCGTGAAAGCACGCGATCGTAGGCGTGGGAAAGCAGAAAATCGCCATCCAAAACACTAGTAATACTCGcgtaaataaataaagaagcAAAGGGTATTTCCGACATAATCGAtataaatagaaatagaaaattCTATATCATTGTTCTCCCTCTTTGTCGCATAATCCGGTAATTCATTGTCGAGGCTAAAACCAATCAAAGGTGCGTGCTTTCATTTTGATTTCAAATCTGTTGATCCCCAAATTTAGGGCTTTTTTCTAATTGATTCCATCCATTAATTTTATCGGTTCAAATCTAAAGTACGTCATAAGATTTTAGTTCTATTTTTCATGTTTACTAAAATTGTGTAGCAGATACTCTGTGGATAAAGAAATGGTGTATTTTTGACTTGTTATGATTATCATTAGCAATTTTGTAGCTTAGTATGATATCAATTGCACCAGCATTGTAAGAAGTTGCTTAAAATTCCCCTATGATTATTGTTTGATTTGTTTCACTGTTGGTCAACTCTGAACAAACAGGTATAGTTTGAGAATTTAAGATAATACTGAAAATTTTACCTTTTCATTCTTATGTTAAGTGAACTTTGGTCCTGGAAATGTGTTTATCGGAAGAGAGTGAGATAATGTATTGGAAATTTTGTGAAATCTTGTAATTTGTAAGTTTTTGTTGTGTATAATTTAGAGGTGAAAATTTTCCATTTTCTGGtttctattttgattttattgcGAAACTGGTTAAAATTTGTTATTACTGTTATGTCTATCGAAGTTTACCTGTTTGAAATCCATATTGAGCCTGGACCTTATAGTATGGATCATACTCCACTATAACTGTAACTGTAAAAGTGTACTCTCACTTGACACTTTGGGTGATGAAAGTTCAAAGGAGGAATGAGGTTCTTGTTTAATGTGATCCATTCTTAAATTTCAGAACTAACATTTCATTATATTGTCGTGTGCCCTTTCATCATTGCTATAGCTTCTTCAGGCTGGGCGTCAATCTATGTTTGCTGATTGGGTTATCTTTTGGAGAATAATTTGACTACATTCTATATAAACACTTTATAGGTTTTCCATCATGGAGCATAGCTTTTGGCAGCTGGGCGACGAGCTGCGAGGACAGTCTAAAGTCTCCAAGGATCAATAATGGTTGGTGGCGGCTTCAAGATTGGCCGAGCAGACAAGGTCAAAGCCTAAGCGAAGGATCAATCTAGATCTCTCGAAGACTGCTACTGAATTCAGGCCCAGGGGTACTTCTGGTTTTCAGGAAGATAACAAGTTTTGAGAGTTTCAATTTCAACATGTTAAACATGGAGCCAAGGCTGAACGAGAACGTGACCAAAACTTCCTTTAGCAATGACATCTACAATATGAATGCTGTTTATCAAAATCCCAACATCAGCTCTATGGGGAACATCTCTGGAAGCAAATATAACAATATCAACCCCATGAAGGAGTCTAACAACGGCCACATCAACAACCATAATACCAAGGACGATGCCATTAATTCCAATGGTGCAGCTGACAAAAGGTTTAAGATATTGCTTGCTGCCGAGACGCTCCCTAGGAATGAAGTGCTCGGTGGATATATCTTTGTCTGCAATAACGATACAATGTAGGAGGATCTGAAGCGACAACTGTTTGGTAACTAATGATATTTTTAGCGAATTGGTATCCTGTTTGCATGAAACTACTACTGTATGGCTTGcgttgaagaaaaaaaatatgttttttgTGCCAACTCCGATTGctttatatgtgtgtgtgtattcagCCTTTTGCCAGTATAGACCCTTATATTTGTGCATATTTTGTAGGTTTGCCTCCCAGGTATAGGGATTCTGTGAGGGCAATAACACCTGGTTTACCTTTATTTCTCTACAACTACACCACTCACCAGTTGCACGGTATCTTTGAGGTATGTTCGATTTATGTCAATCTCACATGGAATTACTTTCATGTACTTTAGTCAACAAGAATTATGCATCAAGCTAGGCCTAATTTATTACTCATTATTCCTGGTATTGAGGCTTTACGGGCTTTTTCCAAACCGTGCTACACTTGTTATAATGATGGGAGCATATCAAATGTATTCATGCCTATATGGTTTTTGTTGCATCATATGGTGCCTTGTCTTTGCCAACTTTTCTTGAACATTAAGTGACTAATTTGCCTGTACAGGCAACGGCGTTTGGAGGTTCCAACATAGATCCTACTGCTTGGGAAGATAAAAAGTGCAGAGGTCAATCAAGGTTCCCTGCTCAGGTACAATGATGTCGCCATTTACTTCGATATCTTGTTGATAAGCTTGTATATATGGATTGCAACTCTTACTGACTGGGCTACCACCTCATCTGTGACTTTCAACTAGGTGAGAGTTCGTGCTAAGAAACCCTGCAACCCTCTGGATGAAGATGCTTTCAGGCCCGTCTTGCATCACTATGACGGCCCTAAGTTTTGCCTGGAGCTCTCTGTAACTGAGGTTAGTTCCAATCTTTATCATTCGAAGCAACAACTTTGCTGTATATTCTGTTACGATATTTGAGCTGATGTGTTAAACTTCATCGGTTATTACAGACCTTGGACTTGCTAGATCTCTGCGAACAAGCTGGCGCATAAAATGCAGTTGCTTACATGATTCAGACCAGCATAAATAAATTGTAGTAATGTGTGTAGATGCCGTGGTTTGTGTTATGCATTGCGTGCGTGAGCGCAAGCTTGAGGAGGCGAATCTAGTCAAGTCGAGTATTGTCGAGAGTAGAATCGGCTTTGTCTGTGGCCAAATAAATGTAGTGTTTGTTTTGTGAAGATGCAAGTAGATTCAGTATCACTTGCCCTTGTAATATTTACAGAGGTCTATATGTAAGAAGAAAGGAGGTTGCACTAATGGCCgcctatatatattttagaataTGATAAATGTGTTCCTATCTCGTGCTAAATGGCTTCGTATGATTGAAGTTTTGATAAAAGGTTGGGTTAGTGGTCAATTAACataaattttcattcatttgtaattttaacatgATTTTTGAAATGATattatcatattttaatttattgtttttggTTGCCAAACATGTAGagaacaaataaataaacttaatccAATATATTAAGCACTTATGCGATGCCGGCTTCAGTAGGTTTTAAAATTCGTGGTTATGAAAAGAACATAATATTGATGCATATTTCACAAGAGTGTGTTTAATATTTGTGGTCCATATTCCTACTTCTTAATTGTTGAACAAATAGATAAATTGCGCAGCATCGCATATAGTTTAGAGAGTGCTATgtagaagattttttttttcctctcttATTTGGATGAGCCAATTAATAACGAGTTTAATAAATTACATTAACACgaattttgttaattttatatattaagcaGTTGTTGGGTTTGAATTGTAATTGATAAACTTAATCAAATGTTTGATTTGATGGTTATACTCTAATAATCCaactaaataattatttatcattccgaattatttaattattttataatttcatcgATCTTATTTATCTCATCTACCCACTGACGGATCGAGAGAGGGGCGGTGGGGATATAGCAATATCCCTAATTTTTTTAGTAGCATTATACTCACTCCCTCCTAAAAAAAATAGGCCTAAAAGAAAtgggacactactaatgggatgtctcattagtagtgtctcattCCCTTTATGGCAATATTATCTCTCTTTATACCTACTAtaatattttcttgtcttttagttgttgagagtttaaacaatcctactctttattgagttcgattttaatgttaaagactagtatttaatttttatgcctattttaattgttgtgtttttttttaacatattcattctcgttttttttatgcctattttaatgttaaagactatttaatttttattttattgtacaattgtagagaaatcaattgattagttggcactaatatataaaaataaaatttactttaatttgttaaaatataaatataaaaattattatccacacatatattatgtgtggtttaaaaaaattaatagagggtgcacaccaaatataaaaataaacttcattaaataaaataaaacttaaaaaagaattaccgccatataataaatgttagaaataaattttctgctacacattttaaatgtcaataataattgaaagtttcaaattgttttacctacacatttttcaaaatatgtgtggataattatgtgtgggtaaaacatcaattaagatttgcataaataattaattaaagccaaaatataaatgtaactaaaaatattttcccacatttcttacatgtcaagaataaataatgataaaaattcattacccacacatagataattttaaattatgtgtggttaataacttttattagtttgccacgttggcgcaacaaatttaaaaataaattttattatccataaataaaacttaaaaataaccgtaaaataataaatatcacgaaaatatttttgccacacattttaaaagtcaataactaatgaattttttttgtgtgaattacctacacattttgaaattatgtgtggctaaactaccacacattattatgtgtgggtaaaaactcaatttcttgtagtgcgGAATTCACACGTGAAGTCGAGTTAATTTtcagaacatatttattattccattGAGCTAATCAACAAATACACATAACTCAAAGTCATTAAATCGGGCTGTAGATACAATTTGGAGGGTTTGTGTGtatttcttccacttgtttgagtttagagaaagagtaatttaattttgggggaaatgggattgattaggcgtgggggagttggtttcgtagttttaattagtgagttaattgtgtgggttaattgcatagattaaataaaagtgtggatttattagtgagttaattgtgaaggttaattgcatagattaaataaaagtgtggatttattaatgacataagttgtaaataaattgaaaagtaaagggtatgaatgcacaaaaaggtaaacatgacactttttcgtggacaaaaaaaggggtaagtatgacactttttcgtggacagagggagtaactCATTTACCTATTCTATCATATATGACTCAACACTTTTATCCCTTATTCACTAAATTAATGCTCTTAAGTTGAAATTCGttctccacttacaatacattcaatcatttttattaaaatcagtCACTTTCTTCTGTGACTATTTTTTTAGACGAAGGAAATATATTAgaagttaattattttatatattatattatattatacttCCAACAAACAATTAAGTGTGCACTTTCCTTCAGCTCTTGCCTTTTATTAGGCTTTAGGATATTCCTTATCTTAACTCGAATGCATGCGTGTGTGTTGATTTAACTGTAGATGATTAATGTTCATGGTTTGAGGTTCAGGGGGATCGAGCCTATCATGGtatattcattaattttttttatttgtataatttatcaaaaaaattaaaattaaaagaaaatcggAAGGAGAGTTCAGAGAGAAACCATTTAActcaatgtagagaatatagaTAAAGTGCTAGAATCAATTGTGAGTCATGAATgattttttagttataaatagtATTTGTAATGTTAGAATATAAAAGAGTGTGCAGTTACATCCTAAAAAAGAAATGTAAAGTTTTTATAGATGCTAAATATATTCTTAGTTTATGAAATAACAAATAATGTTTGAAGAAGTATTACACttctaatattaaatatttattacaaTTATTATATACGTATAATTATTTATGACACCCTGTATTTAAAATTAACCTAAGTCAAAGAAAATGAAGTGGCGGCAAACAATTACCAGGATTGCGGTTGTGGACGGAAACGTACGGCCAAATAAAACAAACGAAAACTACCCTCGTGTGTGCGCATTCCACCAATGGAACGAACGACTGCATAAGCTAACGTGcgctcccttctctctctcgatctctgcTCTGTCCTCCTCCCATGGCtgcactttctctctcttccatcaACTTCTCGGTGAAGCTTTCTCCGATTAGCTTCTGCTCTAGCGCCACAGATAGGCCGCTAATCACCTTTTCCGCGGGAGTTAAGCTGAAGAGTGAACGGCGGAGTAGTAATTTCGTCTGTAGAGCTGCTTCGTCCGT comes from Salvia miltiorrhiza cultivar Shanhuang (shh) chromosome 3, IMPLAD_Smil_shh, whole genome shotgun sequence and encodes:
- the LOC131016055 gene encoding LOW QUALITY PROTEIN: B2 protein (The sequence of the model RefSeq protein was modified relative to this genomic sequence to represent the inferred CDS: deleted 1 base in 1 codon; substituted 2 bases at 2 genomic stop codons); amino-acid sequence: MEHSFWQLGDELRGQSKVSKDQXWLVAASRLAEQTRSKPKRRINLDLSKTATEFRPRGTSGFQEDNKFESFNFNMLNMEPRLNENVTKTSFSNDIYNMNAVYQNPNISSMGNISGSKYNNINPMKESNNGHINNHNTKDDAINSNGAADKRFKILLAAETLPRNEVLGGYIFVCNNDTMXEDLKRQLFGLPPRYRDSVRAITPGLPLFLYNYTTHQLHGIFEATAFGGSNIDPTAWEDKKCRGQSRFPAQVRVRAKKPCNPLDEDAFRPVLHHYDGPKFCLELSVTETLDLLDLCEQAGA